ATGAACGGATTGTTCGTCAGCTGGACATGCGTGAGCAAGGAGCTTATTTGCTGCATGGAGTCACAGGGAGCGGTAAGACGGAAATCTATCTGCAGACCATTCAGCGCTGTATCGAGCAGAATCGCCAGGCGATTGTGCTCGTACCCGAAATATCATTAACTCCACAAATGGTCGAACGTTTCAAAGGACGTTTTGGCGACCAGGTCGCAGTGATGCACAGTAGATTGTCCGGGGGAGAACGGTACGATGAGTGGCGCAAAATACGCGAAGGCCGTGTAAAAGTAGCGATTGGCGCTCGTTCAGCGGTATTTGCCCCTTTTCGTGAGCTAGGGCTCATTATTATGGATGAGGAGCACGAAACGTCCTATAAGCAGGAAGAGACACCCAAATACCATGCGCGTGATGTAGCCATTCGCAGAGCACACCAGCACGGGGCTGTCGTTATACTCGGTTCAGCTACACCGTCACTGGAAAGCTATTATGCTGCTCGCTCCCAAAGCAACGACGAGTTTGCGCCGCTACTGCTTGAAATGCCGACCCGCGCATTGGGGAACACGTTACCCGAAGTCCATATCATGGACATGCGTGAGGAGCTACGGGCCGGCAACCGCTCCATGTTCAGCCGCGCGTTGCATAATGGAATCGCAGAGCGATTAGAGCGTAAGGAGCAGACGGTATTACTGTTGAACCGGCGTGGTCACTCCACGTTCGTCATGTGCCGGAGCTGCGGCTATGTGGCGGGATGTCCGGATTGTGATATTTCGCTTACCTATCATCAGCGGTCGAACAATTTACGTTGTCATTATTGCGGCTATTCCGAGCCTGTACCTCAGACTTGCCCGGAATGCGGTAGTGAGCATATTCGTTACTTCGGTACAGGTACTCAGCGAGTGGAAGAAGAGTTGGCTAAGCTATTCCCTGGTATACGTGTTGTCCGAATGGATGTCGATACAACGACTGAAAAAAACGCTCATGAAAAGCTGCTTAAGCAATTTCGTGATAAAAAAGCAGACGTACTACTGGGTACTCAAATGGTAGCCAAAGGGCTGGACTTTCCCGATGTAACGCTGGTAGGTGTCATTACTGCGGATTCTGCTCTTAATTTACCGGATTTTCGGGCTGCGGAAAAGACCTTTCAGCTGTTAACACAAGTAGCCGGGCGTGCTGGAAGGCATCAATTGCCGGGAGAAGTATTCGTACAATCCTACACTCCAGAGCATTATTCGGTGGTTCATGCAAGCCGTCATGATTATTCATCTTTTGTGAGGGAAGAGTTGAAACACCGCCGTAATTTGCACTACCCGCCATATTGCCGACTTATTTTGGTGACCTTTTCTCATGAACAGCTTCCAGTGCTAGTCCGATTGGCTGAAAATTATTCAGCGACACTACAGGGACGAGCCAGACAACGGGGCTGGTTCGGGAATATGGACCGGCTTACATCGGATGTATTGGACATTTTGGGGCCAGTAGCTTCACCCATTTCGAGAATCAAGAATAGATACCGATTTCAATGTATGATAAAATGGCGTGGAAATATCGACGCGATTGGTTTGGCTCAGCAAGTGGCTGATGAAATGGCCGAATCTGCACAGGCACAAAAGTTGCTGATTAGTCTGGATGTTGATCCGCAGATGCTAATGTAGAGTGTTAACACTAAAGTTATTCGCACAATTGATGCGGACAAGCCGTCCGTACATAGGATAATGTAGCAGTCGCTTTTGTGATGAATACAGTAAAGCCTAAATGAAGGAAAAAGAGGAAGGTGTTCTGTTGTCATGTCAATTAGAATTATAGTGTTGGAGCCGGATGACGTATTGCACAAAGTAGCGAAGGAAGTTACTAAAGTTACGCCTAATGTGCAAAAGCTGCTGGACGATATGGCAGATACGATGTATGAAGCGGAAGGAGTAGGTCTAGCTGCTCCACAAGTAGGTATTTTGAAGCGGCTCATCGTCGTAGATGCTGGAGATGAGCATGGCTTGATAAAAATGATCAATCCAGAAATTGTGGCCGAAGAAGGAGAGCAACTGGGACCTGAAGGCTGCCTAAGTATTCCAGGGTTGAACGGGGATGTACGTCGTGCCGAGAAGGTTACAGTCAAGGGACTGGATCGCGAGGGCAAGGCTATTACCGTTACAGCGACAGGGTTGCTTTCTCGTGCTTTTCAGCATGAAATTGATCATCTAAATGGAGTATTGTTCACGGATATTGCAGAAAAAGTATATGAGGTTGCTCTGGAACAGCCAGGACCGAACCGTCAGACAGGGGAGTGAGGTTCGATGAGCCAAGACATTCGTATTATCTTTATGGGTACACCTGAATTTGCAGTCCCATCGCTGAACATGTTGCTGGACAACGGATATAACGTGGTCGGTGTAATTACTCAGCCGGATAAGCCACAGGGACGGAAAAAAATATTGACGTCTACACCAGTCAAGGAAGCGGCTGAGAAGCGCGGATTGCCTGTGCTGCAACCGACACGCCTGCGTCAACCGGAAGCGGTAGCTCAGGTGGCGGAATTGCGTCCCGATCTAATCGTAACCGCAGCTTATGGACAAATTTTGCCTAAATCCGTATTAGACCTGCCTCGTTTCGGCTGTCTGAATGTGCATGGTTCGTTACTTCCCCGATATCGGGGAGGTGCACCGATCCAGCGTGCGATTATTAACGGTGAAACTGTGACAGGTGTGACGCTAATGTATATGGCGGAAGGGCTGGACACCGGCGATATGATATCGCGGGTTGAGGTGGCTATAGAGCCGGAGGATACATCGGGCACAATTTTTGAAAAGCTAAGTGTAGCCGGAGCTAGACTTTTGCAGGACGAGCTGCCCAAGTTGCTGGCAGGGCAATCAGACCGTACGCCGCAAAATGAGGACGAGGCGACCTATGCCCCGAACCTGAACCGTGATGATGAGCGCATTACATGGAGTGATAATGCAGAGCAAATATACAACCGGATTCGCGGTCTGGTTCCTTTTTCTGGCGCGTTTACACTTTGGGAGAACAATGTTTTTAAAATATGGGCTGCGGAGCAGCCTTCCATAAATAATGAAGCGAGTGGCTCAAATGCTCCAGCACCAGGCACGGTTCTTCAATTAACCGCCCGTGGCATTGAGGTGCAGACAGGCGAAGGCACTCTCTGGCTGACCCAGGTTCAACCGGCAGGCAAGAAGGTTATGGAAGCCGGAACCTTTGCACGCGGCGGACAGATGAAGCCCGGCACGGTGCTCGGATGAGCGGGGGACACTCCCGTCAGGGAGACCAACGCAAGGGAGTGGGGACCAGATCCGACAAAACTCGCAAACAGACGGCGCGGGAAGTTGCACTTGACGTGCTGACCGGTGTGGAGCAAGAGGGCGCGTATAGCAATCTTGAGCTCAATCGCCGGCTTCAGCAGGCAGGTTTATCTGCAAGTGATGTTGGTTTGACGACGGAACTTGTATACGGTACAGTGGCACGCCGAAATACACTGGATTATTTTTTGAATAAATTTGTTCAAAAAGGAACGGCCAAGCTTCAGCCTTGGGTACGTTCGTTGCTGCGGATGAGCGTATATCAGCTGGTGTATCTGGATCGAGTTCCGGATCATGCAGTTGTTAGTGAAGCAGTGACCATTGCCAAGCGGCGCGGGCATCAGGGGATTTCCGGTATGGTCAATGGCGTCCTTCGCAGCATGCTGCGTGAGTCGAACAAGCTGCGTATTCCTGACGGTTTGTCAGCAGAGGAACGGATTTCGTTAGAACATTCCCATCCACAGTGGCTAGTTAAGCGCTGGATCAAGCAATACGGTACCGATACAGCTGAGGCTATCTGCAAGGCTAATAACGAGCCCCTGCAGTCAGCGTGCGAGTGAATACGACGATGACCAGTCGTGATCAGCTGCTGGACGAGATGATTGCAAAAGGGATTGATGCCGTTCCTTCGGCCGTTAGCCCCTATGGGATTGTTGTTCGTAGCGGCGGAAATATGGCGCTTACCTCGTGGTATACGGACGGATTGTTGTCTGTACAGGATGAAAGCTCCATGCTTGTTGCTGAAGCGGTCGCTCCTGAGCCTGGCATGGCAGTGCTGGACTGCTGCGCAGCTCCAGGCGGCAAAACAGCTCATATGGCTGAGTTGATGAAGGATCGCGGCCGGATCGTTGCAAACGATCTGCATGCCCATAAGCATCAACTAATCCGTGAGCAAGCGAATCGGCTTGGTCTAGACGCTGTTGAGACGGTTACTGGTGATGCGTTGGATCTAAAGGAACGATATGCTCCGGCTTCTTTTGACCGTATTTTGCTGGATGCGCCATGCTCGGGCTTTGGGGTGATTCGCCGTAAACCTGATCTGCGTTGGAGCAAAACTGCGCAGGATGTTCGCGACATTACTCAACTGCAGCACGAGTTGCTGGATAGTGTGGCCGGACTATTGAAGCCGGGTGGTATTCTGGTATACAGTACTTGCACGATTGAGCCTGACGAAAATGAAGGACAATTGGCTCGGTTTTTAAGCGAACATCCAGAGTATGAGTTGGCAAAGGATCATTCTTTTCCAGCCGTGAGTCATGAAATGGATGGTATACAGAAAGGCTCGGTACAGCTGTTACCGCAGCATTTTCACAGTGACGGATTTTATATTGCGCGTCTGCGCCGGGTAAAGTAGCTCGGAAGAGAATTCCAGGTAGCTGCCCACCAGTATTTCCACAATCCGCCGGACACTTCCGGCGGTTTTTTGCATGAAGATGAAAAATTTTTACCCCCTCAGGGATTTGTGCTAAAATAGGAAGAATGAAAAACACTGTCTGTGATTAAACAGAACTTAATGAAGAAGGAACGGGTGCAAATATTGATGAAACCTTTTATATATGATTTAACACTGGAAGAGCTTCAGGACTGGGCCAAAAACAACGGTGAGCCTGCCTTTCGGGGAGGACAAATTTTTGACTGGCTGTATGTAAAGCGGGTCAATAATTTCAGTGAGATGACGAATTTGTCCAAGGGGCTGAGAGAAAAGCTGGAGGAGCAATTCAGTTTTGTGACGCTTCACGAAATAACAAAGTTGGAATCGAAAGATGGGACTGTTAAATTTCTGTTTGGCTTACACGATGACCATGCTATTGAGACGGTTATCATGAGACATAATTACGGAAACAGTATTTGTGTAACGACTCAAGTGGGTTGCCGGATTGGCTGTACTTTTTGTGCCTCGACGCTTGGGGGTCTCAAAAGAAACCTGACGGCTGGCGAAATTACGGCACAGGTGGTGCAGGCTCAGAAAATTCTGGATAAAACGAATGAACGAGTGAGCAGTATTGTGATTATGGGCTCGGGTGAGCCTTTTGAAAACTATGAAGCGACAATGACGTTTTTGCGTACAATGATTCATGAAAAGGGCCTGAATATTGGTCAACGTCATATTACGGTGTCAACCAGCGGCATTGTGCCCAATATTTATAAATTTGCTGACGAGGATACACAGATTAATCTGGCAATATCCATCCATGCGCCCAATGATGCGCTGCGTTCGAAGCTGATGCCTGTAAATCGGCGTTATCCTTTTAAGGATGTTATGGATTCTCTTCGTTATTATCTTGCTAAGACGGGGCGGAGAATTTCGTTCGAATATGCCTTGATCGGTGGAGTAAACGACCAGGCAGAACATGCTGAAGAGCTTGCGGATGTGTTGAAGGACATGCTGTGTCACGTCAATTTGATTCCAGTCAACCATGTGCCTGAGCGCAAGTATGTGCGCACATCGCGCAGCGATATTTTTAATTTTCAACGTATTCTTGCCGAAAAAGGCGTCAATGTGACGATCCGGCGTGAACAGGGTCACGATATTGCCGCTGCCTGCGGTCAGTTGCGTGCAAAGCATATGGAGTTGGGGTGAAACCATTTGATCAAAACAGTTCATGTCAGCCATGTCGGACGTGTGCGTTCGGTAAATGAGGATTCTGCCTGGATCAGGCACTTGGAGCAAGGCTATATTCTTGGAATTGTTGCCGATGGTATGGGAGGGCATCTGGCCGGTGATACGGCCAGCCGCCTTGCGGTAGAGACACTTGCCGCTGATTTGGCGACGCTGGAGAGCGGATTATCCGCACATTCTTTGACGGCGGCGCTCAGCGACGCTATTTTGCATGCCAATGAAGTCATCTTCCAAACGGCTGCGCGCGATGACCAGTATCATAATATGGGAACGACGGTTGTTGCCGTGTTGCTCAATGATGCATCTGGAATTATCGGACATATTGGTGACAGTCGCGCCTATGTCATATCCAAAGGAACGGTACGTCAGCTTACAGAAGACCATACTTTGGTTAATGAGTTGTTCAAAAACGGTCAGATCAGTAAGGAAGAGCGGGAGAACCATCCCCGTCGCAATGTGCTGACACGGGCATTGGGCACTGATTCCGAGGTGAAGGTGGACATTGACACCATTACGCTGGAAAAAGGCGATGTACTATTACTATGCAGTGACGGATTAAGCAATTTGGTAACAGAAGAACAGATCAGTAAGGTAGTAGGTGCCGCAGAAAATCCTTTGGAGGAACGTGCGGATCGTCTGCTACATCTGGCGCTGCTTGCCGGTGGAGACGATAACATTACTGTAGCTTTGTTTGAATTGCCCGACAACACGGTTTCATTGAGTGAAAAGGGGTGTGAAGCATGATCGGGCA
This window of the Paenibacillus polymyxa genome carries:
- a CDS encoding Stp1/IreP family PP2C-type Ser/Thr phosphatase, with translation MIKTVHVSHVGRVRSVNEDSAWIRHLEQGYILGIVADGMGGHLAGDTASRLAVETLAADLATLESGLSAHSLTAALSDAILHANEVIFQTAARDDQYHNMGTTVVAVLLNDASGIIGHIGDSRAYVISKGTVRQLTEDHTLVNELFKNGQISKEERENHPRRNVLTRALGTDSEVKVDIDTITLEKGDVLLLCSDGLSNLVTEEQISKVVGAAENPLEERADRLLHLALLAGGDDNITVALFELPDNTVSLSEKGCEA
- the def gene encoding peptide deformylase, which encodes MSIRIIVLEPDDVLHKVAKEVTKVTPNVQKLLDDMADTMYEAEGVGLAAPQVGILKRLIVVDAGDEHGLIKMINPEIVAEEGEQLGPEGCLSIPGLNGDVRRAEKVTVKGLDREGKAITVTATGLLSRAFQHEIDHLNGVLFTDIAEKVYEVALEQPGPNRQTGE
- the fmt gene encoding methionyl-tRNA formyltransferase, with product MSQDIRIIFMGTPEFAVPSLNMLLDNGYNVVGVITQPDKPQGRKKILTSTPVKEAAEKRGLPVLQPTRLRQPEAVAQVAELRPDLIVTAAYGQILPKSVLDLPRFGCLNVHGSLLPRYRGGAPIQRAIINGETVTGVTLMYMAEGLDTGDMISRVEVAIEPEDTSGTIFEKLSVAGARLLQDELPKLLAGQSDRTPQNEDEATYAPNLNRDDERITWSDNAEQIYNRIRGLVPFSGAFTLWENNVFKIWAAEQPSINNEASGSNAPAPGTVLQLTARGIEVQTGEGTLWLTQVQPAGKKVMEAGTFARGGQMKPGTVLG
- the rlmN gene encoding 23S rRNA (adenine(2503)-C(2))-methyltransferase RlmN, encoding MKPFIYDLTLEELQDWAKNNGEPAFRGGQIFDWLYVKRVNNFSEMTNLSKGLREKLEEQFSFVTLHEITKLESKDGTVKFLFGLHDDHAIETVIMRHNYGNSICVTTQVGCRIGCTFCASTLGGLKRNLTAGEITAQVVQAQKILDKTNERVSSIVIMGSGEPFENYEATMTFLRTMIHEKGLNIGQRHITVSTSGIVPNIYKFADEDTQINLAISIHAPNDALRSKLMPVNRRYPFKDVMDSLRYYLAKTGRRISFEYALIGGVNDQAEHAEELADVLKDMLCHVNLIPVNHVPERKYVRTSRSDIFNFQRILAEKGVNVTIRREQGHDIAAACGQLRAKHMELG
- the priA gene encoding primosomal protein N', whose translation is METGNLVAKVIVDVPAKDTDRTFDYLIPDSMRPWIEPGSRVAVPFGKRTVQAFVISVVPAEEPPKYRMRAIQELLDLVPPLSPDLVELGKWMSERYACNQIMALQVMIPTALKGKAERYISIAEQQESTNPQRSMLSNQGDEIEWALLTDDGMSDPAERQIVSFIQNKEQVPLQQLSRRFPEEAEVIKSLLRRGVLQESQVIKDKLGKKTMKAVDLAISIDEASMALEQFSAKAQRQREVLAFLLERSEFLPLPLKEVMTSLGVSAATVKALEDKGYVLQEDVEVFRDPYRGRHFKPTDPLPLTAEQQSVYERIVRQLDMREQGAYLLHGVTGSGKTEIYLQTIQRCIEQNRQAIVLVPEISLTPQMVERFKGRFGDQVAVMHSRLSGGERYDEWRKIREGRVKVAIGARSAVFAPFRELGLIIMDEEHETSYKQEETPKYHARDVAIRRAHQHGAVVILGSATPSLESYYAARSQSNDEFAPLLLEMPTRALGNTLPEVHIMDMREELRAGNRSMFSRALHNGIAERLERKEQTVLLLNRRGHSTFVMCRSCGYVAGCPDCDISLTYHQRSNNLRCHYCGYSEPVPQTCPECGSEHIRYFGTGTQRVEEELAKLFPGIRVVRMDVDTTTEKNAHEKLLKQFRDKKADVLLGTQMVAKGLDFPDVTLVGVITADSALNLPDFRAAEKTFQLLTQVAGRAGRHQLPGEVFVQSYTPEHYSVVHASRHDYSSFVREELKHRRNLHYPPYCRLILVTFSHEQLPVLVRLAENYSATLQGRARQRGWFGNMDRLTSDVLDILGPVASPISRIKNRYRFQCMIKWRGNIDAIGLAQQVADEMAESAQAQKLLISLDVDPQMLM